One window of Marinobacter sp. SS13-12 genomic DNA carries:
- a CDS encoding 7TM diverse intracellular signaling domain-containing protein, which translates to MRNRLSAHCLWILVVLSLPFSLEVEAVEIDGERQNVAVDAFYYENSSSSLTPEDALAIKRRDGFKKSTGTRFQFGYSDSEYWIYFPVFNRSNSDRIILEVPYPPLDYLDVFVISGDTVRQTLASGDRYPYDDRSLRTRNHVFEILIDQGEQVEVLMKVRSTSSLLIPMYVYSTSEFIEQTSMSQLWMGLYYGIALGLFLYNLFLYFFIKDAIYIKYLAYVLFNCLFMASLDGLLSPLFSAGLEWQNKRIYVFGFIMAAFLTHFSVHYLEVRKTNPRLSRLLDLMFYSFAVLSVAFLFMDIKMVTRIFTTGSGIAAFGVLLVGLYRWRQGYRPAIFFVTGMGTLLMGVLATSLGARDILVDYSMAPNIMKVGTILELLLFSAGLADRINQERTQRLKAERLSTENEKYAREQEKRLRISEQRRREGLALEVKKRTLDLEKAKNDAERATQSKSQFLAAMSHEIRTPMNGVLGMLELLTHSELKKEQRRIINVIEGSAKSLLQIINDILDFSKIEAGKLDIEYSNTDIASIVESAISSQAIAAHNKGLGFRVWIDPGLARIAKTDQVRLRQILSNLISNAIKYTESGHVSVFAEAGPIDASGQQIIKLRVSDTGIGISEANQKKLFQPFVQAEESTTRRFGGTGLGLVICQRLAELMNAKISMTSVEGKGTTVTFRHVVDVVEEASAPRLPELMMVTLIADSPFTCKVITAYFQRWGVQCVNKTAEAEDRQALLGIFQTDSSDVILISEHLLKTRYEVQGSAADWISENRNGKTLLLQDLPEWGGEAPSRDVFNLSGNPLLPSDVVRALQDVAGWAVSEDTEVKVASEGALVPANRAEAIKCEQLILVVEDHPVNQQVIKQQMMLLGYFCEIAENGREGLTAWQTGDYVLVFTDIHMPIMDGYELVSAIRKQEKEEDMDRTPIIALTANALSGEALKCKEAGMDDYLSKPVELQTMKGMITRYLPESRKFDRTEHISQDTGGMTEAGSEHHEDGRLYDLSEMIDLFGDRESVYPMVSGFIDSTRQDIDALDAAIEQSDKYRISEIAHRLKSALKALGSHEVARMADDIENAAGSGKTLQPETLGSFVSDLEAIIRGLSKELAD; encoded by the coding sequence ATGCGGAACAGATTGTCTGCGCATTGTCTCTGGATTTTGGTGGTTCTGTCTCTCCCGTTTAGTTTGGAGGTAGAGGCCGTCGAAATTGACGGCGAAAGGCAGAATGTCGCCGTCGATGCTTTTTATTATGAAAACAGCTCTTCATCACTCACGCCGGAGGATGCTCTCGCAATTAAGCGGCGTGACGGCTTTAAGAAATCCACAGGTACGCGATTTCAATTTGGATATTCAGACAGTGAGTACTGGATTTATTTTCCAGTCTTCAACAGATCAAATTCCGATCGAATAATATTGGAAGTGCCCTATCCGCCCTTAGATTATCTTGACGTGTTCGTGATTTCTGGTGATACCGTCAGGCAAACCTTGGCAAGCGGCGACAGGTATCCATACGATGACCGCTCGCTCCGCACAAGAAACCATGTCTTCGAGATTTTGATAGATCAGGGAGAGCAGGTTGAAGTCCTGATGAAGGTCAGGTCAACAAGCTCGCTGCTTATACCCATGTACGTCTACTCAACGTCTGAATTTATTGAGCAGACGAGCATGTCGCAGTTATGGATGGGCCTTTATTACGGCATCGCTCTCGGTCTGTTTCTCTATAACTTGTTTTTGTACTTTTTTATCAAAGATGCCATCTACATTAAGTATCTTGCTTATGTGCTGTTCAACTGTTTGTTTATGGCCTCTCTGGATGGGCTTCTGAGTCCTTTGTTTTCAGCAGGTCTCGAGTGGCAGAACAAACGGATATACGTTTTCGGCTTTATCATGGCCGCGTTTCTGACTCACTTCAGTGTGCACTACCTGGAGGTCAGGAAAACAAATCCCCGCCTGTCCCGGCTGCTTGACCTGATGTTCTATTCATTCGCAGTGCTGTCTGTCGCCTTTTTGTTTATGGACATAAAGATGGTTACGCGAATTTTTACGACTGGCAGCGGAATTGCTGCTTTCGGTGTCCTTCTGGTCGGTTTGTATAGGTGGCGGCAAGGGTATCGGCCCGCCATATTTTTCGTGACAGGTATGGGTACCCTATTAATGGGAGTGCTTGCGACGTCCCTGGGTGCTCGTGACATTCTGGTGGACTACTCAATGGCTCCGAACATCATGAAAGTCGGGACCATATTGGAACTGCTGCTGTTCTCAGCAGGTCTGGCTGACCGGATAAATCAGGAACGAACGCAGCGCCTGAAAGCAGAAAGGCTGTCCACGGAGAATGAGAAGTACGCTCGCGAGCAGGAAAAGAGGCTCAGGATCTCGGAGCAAAGGAGGCGTGAGGGCCTGGCGCTTGAGGTGAAAAAACGAACTCTGGATCTTGAGAAAGCAAAAAATGATGCGGAAAGAGCTACCCAATCAAAATCCCAGTTTCTTGCCGCCATGTCTCATGAAATTCGGACGCCAATGAATGGCGTTCTTGGCATGCTTGAACTACTGACCCATTCAGAGCTTAAAAAAGAACAGCGGCGAATCATCAACGTCATCGAGGGATCCGCTAAATCTCTGCTTCAGATCATAAACGACATACTGGACTTCTCGAAGATTGAGGCTGGCAAACTCGACATTGAATACTCAAACACGGATATCGCCAGTATTGTCGAATCCGCCATTAGCTCCCAGGCGATAGCGGCTCACAACAAAGGGCTCGGCTTCAGGGTCTGGATCGATCCGGGCCTTGCCCGCATTGCCAAGACAGATCAGGTTCGACTCAGACAAATCCTGTCAAACCTGATCAGCAATGCCATAAAATATACCGAGTCCGGGCACGTTTCAGTGTTTGCTGAGGCCGGTCCTATAGACGCCAGCGGACAGCAGATTATAAAACTCCGGGTAAGCGACACAGGTATTGGTATTTCCGAGGCCAACCAGAAGAAGCTTTTCCAGCCCTTTGTCCAGGCTGAAGAGTCAACAACGCGGAGATTTGGCGGCACCGGGTTGGGGCTGGTTATCTGTCAACGTCTTGCAGAGCTAATGAACGCGAAAATCAGTATGACCAGTGTTGAAGGGAAGGGTACGACGGTGACCTTCAGGCATGTGGTAGATGTTGTGGAAGAAGCTTCCGCCCCCAGGCTTCCCGAACTCATGATGGTAACGCTCATCGCCGATAGTCCCTTCACCTGCAAAGTTATAACGGCTTACTTCCAGAGGTGGGGTGTGCAATGTGTCAACAAGACAGCAGAAGCCGAAGATAGGCAGGCATTGCTTGGGATTTTTCAGACTGACTCTTCTGATGTCATCCTCATCTCGGAACATCTTCTCAAAACACGTTACGAAGTTCAGGGTTCTGCGGCCGATTGGATCAGTGAGAATCGCAATGGGAAAACACTGCTCTTGCAAGATCTCCCAGAATGGGGTGGAGAGGCACCCAGTAGGGACGTTTTCAACCTCTCCGGGAATCCACTTCTCCCCAGCGATGTCGTTCGTGCGCTCCAGGACGTGGCAGGCTGGGCGGTATCTGAAGACACTGAAGTCAAAGTTGCCTCCGAGGGTGCTCTTGTTCCTGCGAACCGGGCTGAAGCTATTAAGTGCGAGCAACTGATCCTTGTCGTCGAAGACCATCCGGTGAACCAGCAAGTTATCAAACAGCAGATGATGCTTCTTGGCTATTTCTGTGAAATTGCTGAGAACGGTAGAGAAGGTCTCACTGCTTGGCAGACCGGCGATTATGTGCTCGTTTTTACGGATATCCATATGCCAATAATGGATGGCTATGAGCTGGTGAGTGCGATCAGGAAACAGGAAAAAGAGGAAGATATGGATCGCACCCCCATTATCGCACTAACAGCCAATGCGCTCTCTGGTGAAGCCCTAAAATGCAAAGAAGCTGGAATGGATGACTACCTGTCGAAGCCCGTGGAACTGCAAACGATGAAAGGCATGATCACGCGGTACCTGCCTGAAAGCAGGAAATTCGATCGAACCGAACATATCTCACAAGACACAGGGGGAATGACAGAAGCCGGGAGCGAACATCATGAAGACGGCCGACTTTATGATCTTTCGGAGATGATTGATTTATTTGGTGACAGAGAGTCGGTCTATCCCATGGTTAGCGGATTTATCGATTCCACGAGGCAAGATATTGATGCGCTTGACGCAGCAATTGAACAGTCTGATAAGTATCGAATAAGTGAAATTGCACATCGCCTCAAATCAGCGCTAAAGGCGCTTGGAAGTCACGAAGTTGCACGAATGGCAGATGATATTGAAAATGCTGCGGGTTCCGGAAAGACTTTGCAGCCTGAAACACTTGGCAGCTTCGTCTCTGATCTAGAGGCTATTATACGCGGCCTGAGTAAGGAGTTGGCTGATTAA
- a CDS encoding EAL domain-containing response regulator codes for MMQDSKVLILEDDQFQVKYFRKALEKVGIEQVWEAADGRQALDLLKEVEPDIIFCDLKMEGMDGVEFIRHASQQGIFSSLVFTSALDAGIVSSVESMARSYGFTVLGKLEKPVELEALKKILAASEDQARTAVLEDAEIFTFDQIISALENDEITPWFQPKVGFDDGDWVGSEALARWDSPTHGMINPASFIPLLETVSEIDLLMAAIFEKSVRQCKAWLNIGKRVNVAVNFSVRNLTDIDLPKRIMGLLDWYGVPPELITVEVTESAVSSDTKKVTECLARLRMNGVNVSIDDFGTGFSSIQQLSKIPFNELKIDLSFVQDSVSNPNARAIVESNISLARQFKMKTVAEGVETKEQWDLMKSMGVDICQGFYTGRPMKGKDSIEWYLNR; via the coding sequence ATGATGCAGGATTCCAAGGTGCTGATACTTGAAGACGATCAGTTTCAGGTGAAGTATTTCAGGAAAGCGTTGGAAAAAGTTGGCATCGAGCAGGTCTGGGAAGCAGCTGATGGGAGGCAGGCTTTGGATCTGTTGAAAGAGGTGGAGCCTGACATTATATTCTGTGACTTGAAAATGGAAGGCATGGATGGCGTTGAATTCATCAGACATGCCAGCCAACAAGGCATCTTTTCCAGTCTTGTATTTACCAGTGCACTTGATGCGGGAATAGTTAGCTCTGTTGAGAGCATGGCCAGATCCTACGGCTTTACTGTCCTGGGAAAGCTGGAGAAACCAGTTGAACTGGAAGCCCTTAAAAAAATACTTGCAGCTAGTGAAGACCAAGCCCGTACGGCAGTACTTGAAGATGCAGAGATCTTTACGTTTGACCAGATAATTTCCGCTTTAGAGAACGATGAAATTACCCCCTGGTTTCAACCCAAGGTAGGATTTGATGACGGGGACTGGGTGGGGTCAGAAGCCTTGGCCCGCTGGGATTCGCCCACCCACGGAATGATCAACCCAGCCTCGTTTATACCCCTGCTGGAAACCGTTTCCGAAATTGATCTTCTGATGGCGGCCATTTTTGAAAAGTCGGTGCGCCAGTGCAAGGCCTGGTTGAACATCGGTAAAAGAGTGAATGTCGCAGTCAATTTCTCTGTGCGTAACCTGACGGACATTGACCTCCCTAAGCGCATCATGGGACTTCTTGATTGGTATGGCGTTCCACCGGAACTGATAACTGTAGAGGTTACGGAAAGCGCAGTATCCAGCGACACAAAGAAGGTGACTGAATGTTTAGCTCGTCTCCGGATGAACGGCGTGAATGTTTCAATTGATGACTTTGGTACCGGTTTTTCGTCGATCCAGCAGTTAAGCAAAATTCCCTTTAACGAACTGAAGATTGATCTGAGCTTCGTTCAGGATAGCGTGAGCAATCCCAATGCCCGAGCAATTGTTGAATCCAATATAAGTCTTGCTCGCCAGTTTAAAATGAAGACTGTTGCCGAGGGCGTTGAAACAAAGGAACAGTGGGACTTGATGAAGAGTATGGGCGTTGATATTTGCCAGGGTTTCTACACCGGCAGGCCGATGAAGGGAAAGGATTCGATCGAGTGGTATCTCAACCGATAA